Proteins encoded by one window of Candidatus Obscuribacterales bacterium:
- a CDS encoding helix-turn-helix domain-containing protein — MKQSRPLPAKMILAPTLAQRVGQLRDFRNMTVRDLGKLSRLGQLRIEEIEAGMESWLSSTDRQLLAKALSVEPRLLLEVEARPNLDESEAQRLERESLGEAILEGARDIECPDCGGTLKCSIQEGYDIEGKPIAFAKAFCISCPFVLK; from the coding sequence GTGAAACAAAGCCGCCCCCTGCCTGCAAAGATGATTTTGGCGCCGACCCTTGCCCAAAGAGTCGGACAACTTCGGGACTTTCGCAATATGACCGTTCGCGATCTGGGCAAATTGTCACGCCTTGGTCAGTTGAGAATTGAAGAGATTGAAGCAGGTATGGAGTCTTGGTTGTCTTCTACGGACAGACAATTGTTGGCCAAAGCACTTTCTGTTGAGCCACGATTACTTTTAGAAGTGGAAGCTAGACCCAACCTGGACGAATCCGAGGCTCAGAGGCTTGAGCGCGAGTCTTTGGGCGAAGCTATTCTTGAGGGCGCACGTGATATTGAGTGTCCTGATTGTGGCGGCACGCTTAAGTGCAGCATTCAGGAAGGGTATGATATTGAAGGCAAGCCGATAGCCTTTGCCAAGGCATTTTGTATTAGTTGCCCGTTTGTATTGAAGTAG
- a CDS encoding diguanylate cyclase, translating into MSRESFKHLLLKYCQREIRDGRDFCLAGLKVLEYEQVFQASEQAADQLLRLVEDICLRSQREKDRLCRLDSGIFILVLPDTDKEAAQNTLDRLAVTLAGAKSHYHQKPLKASTTFRVAHSKDLGANIESLLNAIGCCLDERGTIELLQSQKQSELPSTDSATFEIWRRRYKEIAGIETQAMNIQGHEVTKTNHSACDSWANKKIVLEKFSFAHNGMDTITKRLRVLEELDHPSINAVRDFQFENNESLWVAKPLLSYPSLKTYIQKATISESIILDWCHQLLNLIIYLQSLVPPVVPPLFSEENLLIGDNCQLILSNFEANYLFACLKHGEQNSSNTDVNYQAVIVSLGQLMLSISNDRDSKIANLLQQLKDPLSKELNTAYKVRQALKPYA; encoded by the coding sequence ATGTCCCGAGAGTCTTTTAAACATCTCCTTCTCAAGTACTGCCAGCGCGAGATTCGCGATGGGCGGGACTTTTGCCTGGCTGGTCTAAAAGTCCTTGAATACGAGCAGGTTTTTCAAGCAAGCGAACAAGCAGCAGACCAGCTATTGCGGCTTGTAGAGGATATTTGCCTGCGCAGCCAGCGCGAAAAGGACCGGCTTTGCCGTCTCGATTCCGGCATTTTTATCCTTGTATTGCCCGACACGGATAAAGAAGCGGCGCAAAACACTCTAGACCGCCTAGCAGTCACCTTAGCCGGAGCCAAAAGCCACTATCACCAGAAGCCACTCAAAGCCAGCACTACCTTTCGCGTGGCTCATTCAAAAGACCTTGGCGCAAATATTGAATCTTTATTGAATGCAATTGGTTGTTGCCTTGATGAGAGAGGCACTATCGAGCTCTTGCAGTCTCAAAAACAATCGGAATTACCATCCACAGATTCGGCTACTTTTGAAATTTGGCGCCGCCGATATAAGGAAATAGCCGGCATTGAAACACAAGCGATGAACATCCAAGGTCATGAAGTTACTAAGACAAATCACAGCGCATGCGATAGTTGGGCGAATAAAAAAATAGTCTTGGAAAAATTCTCTTTTGCGCACAACGGCATGGACACAATAACCAAACGCTTGCGTGTCTTGGAAGAACTGGATCATCCTTCAATTAATGCGGTAAGAGATTTTCAATTCGAAAACAATGAAAGTCTTTGGGTAGCAAAACCGCTTTTGTCTTACCCTTCACTCAAAACGTATATACAAAAGGCCACCATCAGCGAAAGCATAATTCTAGATTGGTGCCACCAGTTACTCAATTTAATCATCTATCTGCAATCCCTTGTGCCGCCTGTCGTTCCGCCATTATTCAGCGAGGAAAATTTGCTTATTGGAGACAACTGCCAACTCATTTTGTCCAACTTCGAAGCAAATTATTTGTTTGCCTGCCTGAAACACGGGGAACAAAATAGCAGTAACACTGATGTGAATTATCAAGCAGTAATTGTTAGTTTGGGTCAGCTCATGCTCAGTATTTCAAACGACAGAGATTCAAAAATTGCAAATCTTCTGCAACAGCTGAAAGATCCTCTCTCAAAAGAATTGAACACTGCTTACAAAGTGCGTCAGGCATTGAAACCATATGCTTAG
- a CDS encoding DNA double-strand break repair nuclease NurA has product MLDFRKLMSQIQQIGKESLLDKLPNEDILVNATQVYESAKEAAVQFANRIESNAALVYWPAATPLEVFGHDYRVEKNTKPLTVVAVDGSQIMPSHHEVLSCYLLNVGITVISYGVEKPAVLESQPHLFHKPDDLYPLVNKRRIHIDELYVSLERNLLELKTLLERAIEAKSRDLPVIAFMDGSLLPWSVDKMPESYQQEFFQRFIGTLNEFQKEEIPVVGYISHSRSSDIVNCLRIWQCPYEKSDCRKNCGHLNEENFPCSTIWPLSDRQLLSGELERHKRTATFASGAVVSKIMPPQTQICLSYLHTGYEVARLEFPRWVFERKDLFELMFSAIAAQVEKGQGYPVSLSEAHHLAVIRGADRLKFFDLLARQLISLGLKRVSTSPKENRKRRGVV; this is encoded by the coding sequence ATGCTCGACTTCCGCAAGCTTATGTCGCAAATTCAACAGATAGGCAAAGAGTCTCTTCTGGACAAATTGCCTAATGAAGACATTTTGGTCAATGCAACGCAAGTATACGAATCGGCAAAAGAAGCAGCAGTGCAATTTGCCAATCGCATTGAAAGTAATGCAGCCCTTGTTTATTGGCCGGCAGCAACGCCTTTGGAAGTTTTTGGTCACGATTATCGCGTTGAGAAAAACACTAAGCCGTTAACAGTGGTTGCTGTCGACGGCTCGCAAATTATGCCTAGCCACCATGAAGTCTTGAGTTGTTATCTTCTCAATGTCGGAATTACTGTAATTAGCTACGGCGTCGAGAAACCCGCAGTTTTGGAAAGTCAGCCGCATCTTTTCCATAAACCGGATGACTTATACCCATTGGTCAACAAAAGGCGAATTCACATAGATGAACTTTACGTTTCACTAGAACGTAATTTGCTGGAACTTAAAACACTCCTAGAAAGAGCAATCGAGGCAAAATCCAGAGACTTGCCGGTAATAGCTTTCATGGACGGCTCACTATTGCCATGGTCGGTGGACAAAATGCCTGAGTCCTATCAACAAGAATTCTTCCAAAGATTCATTGGCACTCTTAATGAATTTCAAAAAGAAGAGATACCTGTCGTTGGTTATATAAGTCACAGTCGCAGCTCAGACATTGTTAACTGCTTGCGCATCTGGCAGTGCCCATATGAAAAATCCGATTGTCGAAAGAATTGCGGTCATTTAAACGAAGAAAATTTTCCCTGTTCAACAATTTGGCCATTATCCGATAGGCAACTACTCTCGGGCGAACTGGAAAGACACAAACGAACAGCAACATTTGCTTCGGGCGCAGTGGTATCAAAAATAATGCCGCCGCAAACACAAATTTGCCTTTCTTATTTACACACCGGATACGAAGTTGCGCGGCTGGAATTTCCTCGCTGGGTTTTTGAGCGCAAAGACCTCTTTGAGTTGATGTTTTCAGCAATTGCCGCCCAGGTAGAAAAAGGGCAGGGTTATCCTGTTTCCTTATCTGAGGCTCATCACTTGGCTGTCATAAGAGGGGCGGACAGATTGAAATTTTTTGACCTGCTTGCCAGGCAGTTGATATCTCTTGGACTGAAAAGGGTCTCCACGAGCCCGAAAGAGAATAGAAAACGGCGCGGAGTCGTTTAA
- the mqnE gene encoding aminofutalosine synthase MqnE: protein MSTALDQALNAANPLSDIANKVVKGERISRDEAIRMYQSDDLVTIGAIAEFARMRKAGPGKEKYVYYIHNMHLNPTNYCMETCRFCSYANPEDQKRAYTWTVDKVLEEAGKGAALGIREIHMVGGLNPACDINYYEEVMSALRKNFPHIHIKAMTAVEIDYLANLEGISVEETLERLIKAGLQSMPGGGAEIFDEAVRERMAVKKTPADRYLYIHGAAHKLGLKSNATMLTGIGESIENKVDHILLLREQQDKTGGFMCFIPLKCYYEGTNIADEVTEPTGYDILKDVAISRILLDNFDHIKAYWIQLGENLAQVAFSFGADDMDGTILEEKITHAAGTKTPLQLAKESLEYQIASAGYIPVERDTVYNIVRVCEPVLEAGMPEPLKTLELAH from the coding sequence GTGTCTACAGCACTTGATCAAGCTTTGAATGCAGCCAACCCGTTGAGCGATATCGCCAACAAAGTAGTGAAAGGCGAGCGCATAAGTCGTGATGAAGCTATTCGCATGTACCAATCAGATGATCTTGTCACCATTGGTGCCATCGCTGAATTTGCTCGCATGCGCAAAGCAGGACCCGGCAAAGAAAAGTATGTTTACTACATTCACAACATGCACTTAAATCCAACGAATTATTGCATGGAGACTTGCCGTTTTTGCAGTTATGCTAATCCAGAAGATCAAAAGCGCGCTTACACATGGACTGTAGACAAAGTTTTGGAAGAAGCAGGCAAAGGCGCCGCATTAGGTATTCGCGAAATTCACATGGTCGGTGGTTTGAATCCAGCTTGCGACATCAACTACTACGAAGAAGTGATGTCTGCCTTGCGCAAAAACTTTCCGCATATTCACATCAAGGCAATGACTGCCGTTGAAATAGATTACCTGGCAAATCTGGAAGGCATCAGCGTTGAAGAAACTCTTGAGCGCTTGATCAAAGCCGGACTGCAATCTATGCCAGGCGGTGGCGCTGAAATATTTGATGAAGCCGTGCGTGAAAGAATGGCTGTCAAAAAGACTCCAGCCGATCGCTATCTCTACATACACGGAGCCGCTCACAAGCTCGGCTTGAAGAGCAACGCAACCATGCTCACAGGCATTGGTGAATCTATCGAAAACAAGGTTGACCATATTTTGTTATTGCGCGAGCAACAAGACAAAACCGGCGGCTTTATGTGCTTCATTCCATTGAAGTGCTACTACGAAGGCACCAATATTGCCGATGAAGTAACCGAACCAACCGGCTATGACATTTTGAAAGACGTAGCAATTTCACGCATCTTGCTCGACAACTTTGATCACATCAAAGCTTACTGGATTCAACTTGGCGAAAATCTTGCACAAGTTGCCTTCTCCTTCGGCGCAGACGATATGGACGGCACAATTCTCGAAGAGAAGATTACTCACGCTGCAGGTACAAAGACTCCTCTGCAGTTAGCCAAAGAGTCATTGGAATATCAAATTGCCTCAGCCGGTTACATTCCAGTTGAGCGCGATACGGTCTATAACATTGTCAGAGTTTGTGAGCCTGTACTTGAAGCAGGCATGCCTGAGCCATTGAAGACTCTAGAGCTTGCGCATTAG